The genomic region CAGGATGATCAATGCTCCATGGATAACCTGAACTTAAAACAGAGTAAAATAAAAGATTGCAGCTCTAAATACGTTATATTAAAATAACATATCAGTAGAGGACATGCAAACtactttagaataaaaaaaatgatctccAAAAGGGAAAAATGTGTACCATTGTACAGCAAAAAATGTAACTTAAaaggagtaacacagacaaggttACTAAATCAGCATTAGGAGGATTTTTATGTCCAATGTTGTCTCTGGctgcagtgttcctttaaagggacactcaagtcaaaataaattttcatcaaatcagatagaggatgcagttttaagacactttccattttacttccattatcaaattttgcagtctttttatattcacacaaaatcctactgagcatgtccacACGCTCACAAGGTATTcgtatactagcctgtgattggctgatgtctgttacatgatacaggtgGCCGGATAATGGGAGAAAAtgaactgcttatttgaaattcagagtgttgttatattgtatttttattatgcacttgttaattatgcaattctactgcattgagtggtcctttaagtgagcAGCAGCATAGGGCAAACTTTGGCTGTTTGAAAACCTGCATAATACGTGAATACTAAACAGATATGCACCTGTTTGTATTATTAAATTTTCCACTTTCATATGTCGGTGAAGATTTCAATCCACCTTAAATGTTAAATAGGAGAGACTTTAAAGCTGTAAATCTAGTGCATAGGAGACAGATGCAGAAGCCACATAGCGTTCTGCAGCTTCTCCCTTGTAACATCTCCTTTCTGCAGGAGACTAAATACTATGTTGCAATACACAAAGGCTTAAATAATAAGAGATAATACGCAAGGATGATTTAAAAGCTCTCTGCTGGTTTAGCCACTGCAGAGCTTTATGTCCCATCAATTAGCCAACAGATCGCACAACATACCAGGGTACCCCTGAAGAAAAAAACACCTGTTCAAAGCTCTAAGAGGAACTTAAGCAGGACTAAATATAAAAGAATTCACACaggaaatttatattaaaatatgcgCTAATCCTTAGCGACTAAGTAAGATGTACACAATCTAAAATATTTTGTCCCAGAAACACATACTGAAAGGACACAGTCTATCCAGGGTATAGCGCTAATGGCAATAGCCACCTAGCCCCTACTTAAAAGGGAGAGAGACTGAAGGAGAGAGATTTTTGGAGCTGCCGAAACTGCGCCATCAGTCAGTCTCGCAGACCTCGACCTGCCTCCTCTTAAAGTCGACAAGTGCACCAAAGGCCGGTTAGTGAACAAAAAATTTTAACCCCACCGCTGCTGGATGTCACTGATGCGTGAGAGCATAAACTACACTTAAggaatgaaaaaatatttatttaaaacatgcaaCCTTTTAACAATAATACCGAAGGGCGAATGTGACATCAGTCCACAGTAACACCACCTCACAAAGAAATGGCGCCGAAACGGTCCTGAGGCGATACACTCTTAAAGTTCCTAGCGTACAGCTAGCATCATCGGAGGTAGAATACTGAATAAGGGTAACCGTGTCTGCTAATATAACCATGACTAACCTCCACCCCTGAGAGGTATCTATTCAGGCTATTTAGAATTAGCAGTAAACTTAAAATAGCATTCTGAGCCCCGTATTGCCAACATACTGATGCCACGCTACGTGAGATACTATCGGAAGACACTAAGGCCTTAGCTCATACCGCTCGGTATTTAGAGCTTCTTGGTGGACCTAGTATGGGCAACAGGGAAGGATTAATGCACGTTACTAGAGCATACGGCACCTTATGCCGAGGGCAATATTAAACTCAGTCTTACCATTCTCCATAAGTAagcaagaaaaaaaacattctgcCTGCAAGATATGAAAATAAAGTCCGATCCGGTTCACAAATAAAGGCTTTGACCCAGAACCGGAGAGTCCCTGTATGGCAAAACATAGAAGAAAACTGCCAATAAGAGATAACCCTCCCTAGGAAAAAGGTTTTTTTCTCAGAGTCCCTTAACATGTCCGCCATAAAGGGGGGAAATATAATAAGGGCTTACCCTCCAGGGCctctgctgtggagcagacacagcacttccaggtctgacagcttcatccagacttctgacagggacctgaagtagAAAGGAAAGCAGTTTAAACACTGGTTGCCAGATGGGGGGGTTAGCACAGATTGCTGGAAGGAGGACAGAGAAGTTCCCTGCGACATCCAGCAactaacagctaccaatactcttacgAAGAGGTTTACATGGACAAAGCATTAACCCCAGTCCTATCTTGCAGGGAAGCTACCCATTAAAAGACTAAAATCCATATatcttcagagcaccatcttcgcTGCCTTCTTGTTAcagaagcaaagaatgactggggagtatgggtactgggaggatacttaagctctggctggggtgtctttagcTCCTAATTGTGGccaggtgcatatatatatatatatatatatatatatatatatatatatatatagtgcatctaTTCTATTTGATATATAATTGTCTAGAAGaagaagaaataaattaatttaaaaaaaaactaatatttgtcATTTCCAGATACAACTGATAGTAATGTTATCTAATCTGTATAGTATAAACAGATAAAACAGCCAGATACTACCTACATACAATCTTGGCTGTTGTATAAAAACCTTAAAGAATTGGTGGCCCCGCCTAATATTGTACTGCAGAAACTTATACTTGTAATGGATTTTGGTAGAACCCTAAAAATAGACTGGGAATATTGTTAAGGTCATACAATGATGACAGTTCTCTCTTCTACATAATGCCATCTTATGTTGTCACATTATAAGGGCTATAGGCTGCAACGTTACACCACCAATATTGGAGTGTTGTGATCAACATGTATCAACATAATAGTAGTGATGTAAATAGTCAGCTAATAGCATAGTtctttggactatatatatatatatatatatatatatatatatatatatatatatatatatatatatatatatattatatatatatatatatatatatatatatatatatatagccataacATTATGTAGATATACTACTTTAATCTTAGTTGGTTTTATGGAAATCTAGACAGCAGTTACCATTTCACTTAcatggagacagctgaacgtaattaAGTAAGCTTTAAATCTCAGATCTCCGCTGTCCTATCATGGTCTGAGGAAGTAAGGCACTGGCAAAGCGCCAAATGTAAATGCGTCAGAATGTTGTCAAAATCCTCTTTTTTTATATTGACTTttaattgatttataaataaagtAAACATTTTACATCAAATATCTTGTTGACAAATAGAAAGCATGAAAGTAACTGGAAGCTAGACATAAGATGAAGGAAATACCAATACATTATTAGGCGTAGGGGTGTAACAAATGCTTATTTTCATAAATCGATAAAATCGGATGATTATTTTCGTCAattaatgtgataaaaaaaaattctataacattttttcatatattgaaaataaaatgagCATTactaatataaacttcagactaaaacttgacATTAACacaaccccagaggcagaactttccttcactttctgcaataagatttttaagtgaaacattttctgcagattatttagaaaatttaaaatatgcagttacactaaagcaccagttcaattgcaatgtgttgattaactggagaataaaacaaattttaaagatttataatatagtgcagcaacTGAAAATTGCATTACacgttagctgcagagaaaaaaaagaaagaaagtaaaaTGCCTTGTGAAAAAATCCCTGAGAACCAATCAGCAATAATAAATGCagtgctgctccatatttgactgttctcttcaagcagcactttgttctggatgcactgtgttaaggaaaacttacagtgcagccagagcacagtggtGTTTGAAGAAAACAGCCTGATacagagcagcgctgcaaagcgaaagagccaacagttcctgcatgtgttccATTCTTTTTGCAGacttgctgcattttctgtgatgacatctcataTCACTGCTTGTTATGTCTTGGGGAACACaactgtccaatttttaagcagcagagcacatttttataattaagcaaaaccaaACCACAAACTGATTTTTATAGAGGTAGAACTAGAGATAGTTTATCActgtttatataacattttattattcacTCTTCCAGAAACTTTAgaatgaaatgcaaaaatgtcaacatgtaacATGCTCCTGGTAGAGGCTGTCTCtcattttgcaagctattttgcccgCAGcaaagaagaggcgctcagatggtgttgaagtGCCCGAGATGCAtgagtagggttttgccaatttcaacaAAATGGTATATTTATCTTTAGTTAGTGTTTTCCTCCTTGACAAGGAGCATCTAAACAAAGTACCTCTGGACTTAATTTCTCACAAATAACTTAAATATTTATACGCAGTGGTAAATAAACCAGATATAAAAGGTTAGGGAAACAATATCTAATCCGCTCTTAAAATGACAGATACATACTCAGAGGTTGAATctagtacatatcacaatttattaaaaataaaaatggtccaaagtgctaaggactatatatcaataacaggacaaagccttacacatttatctatacagtacatataatcagcaataggaaGCAAtaagctaataattgtgcaaacagataatagtgcacattagTTCAAATAACTCCCACCAATCTAAAGCTAAGTGTAAATAATAATCCCATTTATGGGCTACTGGTAGCCAAGGAGTTAAaagcacagtaaacaccttgtcatatttTTCTGCTGTCCTGCAATATACTAACACACTAGGTAAGTGTGAACAAATAGGAATGCATTAACTGATTATTTGCTGCAGAACATTAAAGTGATTACTAATTTTACAAGAAAAGAATGACCACTGGCAGCCATATACATATATTAGATAGAAGACAAAATCAGGggtgccacatggcctagtatcgcaagataatacaaaaaacagaatttatgtttacctgataaattactttctccaacggtgtgtccggtccacggcgtcatccttacttgtgggatattctcttccccaacaggaaatggcaaagagcccagcaaagctggtcacatgatccctcctaggctccgcctaccccagtcattcgaccgacgttaaggaggaatatttgcataggagagaccatatggtaccgtggtgactgtagtttaagaaaaaaattatcagacctgattaaaaaaaccagggcgggccgtggaccggacacaccgttggagaaagtaatttatcaggtaaacataaattctgttttctccaacataggtgtgtccggtccacggcgtcatccttacttgtgggaaccaataccaaagctttaggacacggatgaagggagggagcaaatcaggtcacctaaatggaaggcaccacggcttgcaaaacctttctcccaaaaatagcctcagaagaagcaaaagtatcaaacttgtaaaatttggtaaaagtgtgcagtgaagaccaagtcgctgccctacatatctgatcaacagaagcctcgttcttgaaggcccatgtggaagccacagccctagtggaatgagctgtgattctttcgggaggctgccgtccggcagtctcgtaagccaatctgatgatgcttttaatccaaaaagagagagaggtagaagttgctttttgacctctccttttaccggaataaacaacaaacaaggaagatgtttgtctaaaatcctttgtagcatctaaatagaattttagagcgcgaacaacatccaaattgtgcaacaaacgttccttctttgaaactggtttcggacacagagaaggtacgataatctcctggttaatgtttttgttagaaacaacttttggaagaaaaccaggtttagtacgtaaaaccaccttatctgcatggaacaccagataaggaggagaacactgcagagcagataattctgaaactcttctagcagaagaaattgcaactaaaaacaaaactttccaagataataacttaatatcaacggaatgcaagggttcaaacggaaccccctgaagaactgaaagaactaaattgagactccaaggaggagtcaaaggtttgtaaacaggcttaattctaaccagagcctgaacaaaggcttgaacatctggcacagcggccagctttttgtgaagtaacacagacaaggcagaaatctgtcccttcagggaacttgcagataatcctttttccaatccttcttgaaggaaggatagaatcctaggaatcttaaccttgtcccaagggaatcctttagattcacaccaacagatatattttttccaaattttgtggtaaatctttctagttacaggctttctggcctgaacaagagtatcgataacagaatctgagaatcctcgcttcgataagatcaagcgttcaatctccaagcagtcagctggagtgaaaccagattcggatgttcgaacggaccctgaacaagaaggtctcgtctcaaaggtagcttccaaggaggagccgatgacatattcaccagatctgcataccaagtcctgcgtggccacgcaggagctatcaaaatcaccgacgccctctcctgattgatcctggctaccagcctggggatgagaggaaacggcgggaacacataagctagtttgaaggtccaaggtgctactagtgcatccactagagccgccttgggatccctggatctggacccgtagcaaggaactttgaagttctgacgagaggccatcagatccatgtctggaatgccccacagctgagtgacttgggcaaagatttccggatggagttcccactcccccggatgcaatgtctgacgactcagaaaatccgcttcccaattttccactcctgggatgtggatagcagacaggtggcaggagtgagactccgcccatagaatgattttggtcacttcttccatcgccagggaactccttgttcccccctgatggttgatgtacgcaacagttgtcatgttgtctgattgaaaccgtatgaacttggccctcgctagctgaggccaagccttgagagcattgaatatcgctctcagttccagaatatttatcggtagaagagattcttcccgagaccaaagaccctgagctttcagggatccccagaccgcgccccagcccatcagactggcgtcggtcgtgacaatgacccactctggtctgcggaatgtcatccctcgtgacaggttgtccagggacagccaccaacggagtgagtctctggtcctctgatttacttgtatcttcggagacaagtctgtatagtccccattccactgactgagcatgcacagttgtaatggtcttagatgaatgcgtgcaaaaggaactatgtccattgccgctaccatcaacccgatcacttccatgcactgagctatggaaggaagaggaacggaatgaagtatccgacaagagtctagaagttttgtttttctggcctctgtcagaaaaatcctcatttctaaggagtctattattgttcccaagaagggaacccttgttgacggagatagagaactcttttccacgttcactttccatccgtgagatctgagaaaggccaggacaatgtccgtgtgagcctttgcttgaggaagggacgacgcttgaatcagaatgtcgtccaagtaaggtactacagcaatgccccttggtcttagcacagctagaagggaccctagtacctttgtgaaaatccttggagcagtggctaatccgaaaggaagcgccacgaactggtaatgtttgtccaggaatgcgaacctcaggaaccgatgatgttccttgtggataggaatatgtagatacgcatcctttaaatccaccgtggtcatgaattgaccttcctggatggaaggaagaatagttcgaatggtttccatcttgaacgatggaaccttgagaaacttgtttaagatcttgagatctaagattggtctgaacgttccctcttttttgggaactataaacagattggagtagaaccccatcccttgttctcttaatggaacgggatgaatcactcccatttttaacaggtcttctacacaatgtaagaatgcctgtctttttatgtggtctgaagacaactgagacctgtggaacctcccccttgggggaagtcccttgaattccagaagataaccttgggagactatttctagcgcccaaggatccagaacatctcttgcccaagcctgagcgaagagagagagtctgccccccaccagatccggtcccggatcgggggccaacatttcatgctgtcttggtagcagtggcaggtttcttggcctgctttcccttgttccagccttgcattgttctccaagctggcttggcttgagaagtattaccctcttgcttagaggacgtagcactttgggctggtccgtttctacgaaagggacgaaaattaggtttattttttgccttgaaaggccgatcctgaggaagggcgtggcccttacccccagtgatatccgagataatctctttcaagtcagggccaaacagcgttttccccttgaaaagaatgttaagtagcttgttcttggaagacgcatcagccgaccaagatttcaaccaaagcgctctgcgcgccacaatagcaaacccagaattcttagccgctaacctagccaattgcaaagtggcgtctagggtgaaagaattagccaatttgagagcattgattctgtccataatctcctcataaggaggagaatcactgtcgaccgcctttatcagctcatcgaaccagaaacatgcggctgtagcgacagggacaatgcatgaaattggttgtagaaggaaaccctgctgaacaaacatctttttaagcaaaccttctaattttttatccataggatctttgaaagcacaactatcctctatgggtatagtggtgcgtttgtttaaagtggaaaccgctccctcgaccttggggactgtctgccataagtcctttctggggtcgatcataggaaacaattttttaaatatggggggagggacgaaaggaataccgggcctttcccattctttattaacaatgtccgccacccgcttgggtataggaaaagcttctgggagccccggcacctctaggaacttgtccattttacatagtttctctgggatgaccaacttgtcacaatcatccagagtggataatacctccttaagcagaatgcggagatgttccaacttaaatttaaatgcaatcacatcaggttcagcttgttgagaaatgttccctgaatcagtaatttctccctcagacaaaacctccctggccccatcagactgagttaggggcccttcagaaatattaatatcagcgtcgtcatgctcttcagtatctaaaacagagcagtcgcgcttacgctgataagtgttcattttggctaaaatgtttttgacagaattatccattacagccgttaattgttgcatagtaaggagtattggcgcgctagatgtactaggggcctcctgagtggtcaagactcgtgtagacgaaggagggaatgatgcagtaccatgcttactcccctcacttgaggaatcatcttgggcatcattgtcattgtcacataaatcacatttatttaaatgaataggaattttggcttccccacattcagaacacagtctatctggtagttcagacatgttaaacaggcataaacttgataacaagtacaaaaaacgttttaaaataaaaccgttactgtcactttaaattttaaactgaacacactttattactgcaaatgcgaaaaaacatgaaggaattgtacaaaattcaccaaattttcaccacagtgtcttaaagccttaaaagtattgcacaccaaatttggaagctttaacccttaaaataacggaaccggagccgttttgaactttaacccctttacagtccctggtatctgctttgctgagacccaaccaagccccaaggggaatacaataccaaatgacgccttcagaaagtcttttctaagtatcagagctcctctcacatgcgactgcatgccatgcctctcaaaaacaagtgcgcaacaccggcgcgaaaatgaggctctgcctatgctttgggaaagcccctaaagaataaggtgtctaaaacagtgcctgccgatattattatatcaaaatacccagataaaatgattcctcaaggctaaatgtgttaataatcaatcgatttagcccaaaaaaaatctacagtcttaataagcccttttttgaagcccttatttacaatcgtaataaacatggcttaccggatcccagagggaaaatgacagcttccagcattacatcgtcttgttagaatgtgtcatacctcaagcagcaagagactgctcactgttcccccaactgaagttaattgctctcaacagtcctgtgtggaacagccatggattttagtgacggttgctaaaatcattttcctcatacaaacagaaatcttcatctcttttctgtttctgagtaaatagtacataccagcactatttcaaaataacaaactcttgattgaataataaaaactacagttaaacactaaaaaactctaagccatctccgtggagatgttgcctgtacaacggcaaagagaatgactggggtaggcggagcctaggagggatcatgtgaccagctttgctgggctctttgccatttcctgttggggaagagaatatcccacaagtaaggatgacgccgtggaccggacacacctatgttggagaaagtataatGATATCAGGGTATACACTCACATTTGATATTGCACCAAAGGATATAGGTGCAAATGAGCAGACTGGATTCTCAAGGTCATCCAGCAGACAAAACTCCTGCAATCAGTCAGCACAGTCGACAGATATCTTCTGGTGGGCTCTCTCCAAAGAGAGATATCGGTCGACTGTGCtggctgcgggagtttggtctgctaTATACTTTGGTGCAATATCATATGTGAGTGCATACATTGATATCTTTACATTCTATATATCATCTGGAGATATTAAGCCATGTGGTGCCCCTGTTTTTTTCTTCTATCTACAGATTGGAATTGGACCTCACTCCCCCCACAGAGACCTGCCTGGGCCTAGATATCACTTGGAACTTTCCTTTTGCATTTACTTGCTCATAATATATTGTCTAGTTATCATTCACCATTTTGTTTGTTTAGGggccctgtattttctgtttgcatatacatatattacctGACATATTAGTGGAGAAATCCATCTGTGACATGTTACATTCATTGTCAGTTTTCATCTTCTTAATACCAAAGTCTGAGGTAGTGGTGCGGAGACCGCTTACAGTGGATAAATAGGTCTCTGCATTATTGCTATCAACTGTGTCCTCTATCCATTCCACTTTCCGCTTCATGGAAGACAGTGCTATTGCAGAAGGAGTCACTAATGCCCCAGTCTGAGTCCTACCTAGCATATTTGAACCTGGAATACTGTGCTGTAAAAGAAAATAGTCTATTCTGGCTTTCAGAGAAGGGTGTGGAAGAGGCTGGGACTGCTGGCTATAGGGAACCCCAGTAAACGGATCACTTGGTAGCCTGCCCCAAGATGCTTCACTTTGGTTGCATTTTTCTAATGTGCTTTGGTCAATGACTTTACCCGATGGAAGCAGAATAGGAAAAGTCATAATTTCCAGGGTTATGGGATCTAGAAATTCTTCAGTGACCTCACCGAGAGCATTGGCAAGTTCATTCAGACTCTGTTGTGCATGATCAGAATGACTATAAGACATATGGTTGCTTTCCATTGGTGACATAGGATGTTGCTGTCCAAAACCATGAGGGAGAGTCATACAGGCAATTTGGTACAAGTTCTCCACCACTTCCTTTGGACAAGTCTTTGCAGGTTGACCCCATACTTCTAATCTTTTAATACAGCAAAGAGCACCCCCAGCTATGTGTGTAATACAGATCTTCAGGTGACTAACATTACTAAGTGAATATGCTCCTTTATTCCATAGATCTTGACATGATGATCCAGTGTAAGACATAATGTATTCAGTTTGATGGAACGGATGCCTCGGCTTAAAAGCTCTGTTATTAAATGTAACCTTGCTTTGATTTTTTAGCTGAACCCTTCCCACTAGTGCAAAAATGTCTTTATCGAAGCTTTGCCCGATCACAGTGTTGTTACTCAAATCCTGGCTATTCAAAGAAATTTTGTTTGAGGAGGTAGATGTATAGATTTCTATTCCAGAAAAGTGATTCTGTGCTCCAGAAGAGGCATCTATAttaattctacatatatctatgtTAAATGGAAAAGTGACTGTGATGTGTACTGGTGGTTTAACAAAATATTCACAGCGGAAGCCACGATTCCTTTTGCCAAGGTCTTCAGAGACAAGGTTTTCCACTTCATAGCCATCAGCACTGATCtaggaaaatataaatatataaatgtacagtaatGGTGGTATTTAAAACGTCCTGAACAATGCAAATTCTCAAGCATAGAAATGTAGTTAAAGTAACAGTAGCTTTATCTTTTCAGCTTCAAAttggaaaatataaaacaaatatcagATAACTTCCAAGTTGTATTAAAAAGGAGcgtgaaacctaaaaatgttttcTCTCATGAGCCAGCCAGATagagcacaattttaaacaaatttccagtttacttcttttatcaaatttgcttaattgtcttggtatccttttttgaaggactagctatacactactgggagctatcagaacacaggtgagccaatgacaagatatatatatattatatacacacacacgagaaATAtggaaaaacagaggggcgcctcatgtgtggtatcatcagatgTATATGGATACAATAAACAATCAAGTCAAATGGGTACTCACGTATTCCAAAAgtacaccaatgtgctagtaggtgcaggctgtagatttagataggtgtaacagctcacccacagcaggattttttattttgtgctgtagtacacacacagatatatatatatatatatatatatatatatatatatatatatatatacacatatatatatatatatatacacacacacatacatacacacacatacacacacacatatatatatatatatatatatatatatataaatacacacacacattatacatacatacatatacatacacatatatataacttaaaattatgcttacctgataattttattttcttcagatggaaagagtccacagctgcattcattacttatgggaaaacaatacccaagctatagaggacactgaatgcaaaaacgggagggtacaagaggcggcccattctgagcgCACCTGGCCTAAAAACCCatacccaacaaaatcccgcttcgtccgaagagaacaactttgaaaaaggaaaaggcccaaggacactgaaccACAGATAGttcacagccttgctagagaccgcagaaactagacttgactgagtcaacagcctccaagagacaccgtccccagcagtcggcctccaaacaacacaccccttactaaagaaagggaacaaactaccataTTCTTCCACAAAAAAGAAA from Bombina bombina isolate aBomBom1 chromosome 2, aBomBom1.pri, whole genome shotgun sequence harbors:
- the UBOX5 gene encoding RING finger protein 37 codes for the protein MVINLCLPQYKPQVVCNKISADGYEVENLVSEDLGKRNRGFRCEYFVKPPVHITVTFPFNIDICRINIDASSGAQNHFSGIEIYTSTSSNKISLNSQDLSNNTVIGQSFDKDIFALVGRVQLKNQSKVTFNNRAFKPRHPFHQTEYIMSYTGSSCQDLWNKGAYSLSNVSHLKICITHIAGGALCCIKRLEVWGQPAKTCPKEVVENLYQIACMTLPHGFGQQHPMSPMESNHMSYSHSDHAQQSLNELANALGEVTEEFLDPITLEIMTFPILLPSGKVIDQSTLEKCNQSEASWGRLPSDPFTGVPYSQQSQPLPHPSLKARIDYFLLQHSIPGSNMLGRTQTGALVTPSAIALSSMKRKVEWIEDTVDSNNAETYLSTVSGLRTTTSDFGIKKMKTDNECNMSQMDFSTNMSDAMSHEQRLTQSLDLALTTTLGSMPSYTTKFMKGQEVPLESSSNCPWNASATSEHNRIIPIQGCASCLRTFSAYCKTEPIYQLTCGHLMCRPCLAEKQKLLCIVCVNCNRPMATRDVIRVHL